The following nucleotide sequence is from Methanomassiliicoccales archaeon.
TATCCCGGATGGCGAACATGCCCGCCTCCATGCATATGGCCTTGATGTCCGCCCCGGTGGCCGTGTCCGTCTTGGCCGCCAGCTCGTTGGGCTGCACGCTCTGGTCCACGTTCATCCTCATAGTATGGATCCTGAATATCGCCGTCCTCGCTTCGAAGTTGGGGATGGGGATCTCGATGATGCGGTCGAACCTTCCTGGCCTGAGCAGAGCTTCGTCCAGGATGTCCGGGCGGTTCGTGGCCCCGATGATCTTCACATCGCCGATCGGATTGAAGCCGTCCAGCTCTGCCAGTAACTGCATGAGGGTGCGCTGCACTTCGCGGTCCCCGGACGTCGCCACTTCCAGCCTCTTGGCGCCTATGGAATCCAGCTCGTCGATGAAGACGATGCTAGGTGCCTTCTCCCTGGCCAGTTCGAAGAGCTCGCGCACTAGCCGGGCACCTTCCCCGATGTATTTCTGCACCAGCTCCGAGCCGACCAGCCGGATGAAGGTGGCGCTGGTCTGGTGTGCCACCGCCTTGGCGAGCAGGGTCTTTCCGGTCCCCGGGGGACCGACCAGGAGAACGCCTCTGGGGGGCTCGATGCCCACTTTCTTGTAGAGCTCCGGCCTAAGCAGAGGATCCTCCACCGCCTCTCTGACCTCCAGGATCTGCTCATCCAGGCCGCCTATCTCCTTGTAGCTGACGTTGGGCTTGTCCAGGATCTCTGCGCCTATGACAATGGGGTCCAAGGAAGGCGGGAGTACGCCCATGACCGCCAGGGTCTGCTTGTTGAGCGCCACTCGCGCTCCGACCTCAAGATCCTCCGCTGGCACATACTCTGAAGTGGAAACGATGAAATCCGGACCGGTGGAGCTCTTCACTACCACCCTACCGTCGGCAAGCACGTCCTTTATTGAGCCGATGATCAGGGGCGGCGACTTGAGGCGCTCCATCTCCGAGCGCATGCGCTTGAGCTCCTTCTGCAGGCGGAATAGCTCGCTCTCCACGTAGCGTTTCTCGCCCTCCACCCTCCTTATCTCTTCCAGGAGCTCGGTGTTCCTCCGCTCGAGGACCTCGATCTTCTCGCGCATCTCGTTGGTGAGATCCTCCACCCGCGGCTCCTTCATGCTCTTTGCCTCAGTCAATTCTACCGGCTCTCAATATAAAGGGGGATGCTATTTGAAAGCTTCGAATTCCATGATGGTATTTGTTAGGACCAGAATGGCGCCTTCATGTCGAGTGACGAACAAAGACCCAACCTCAGACGAAGCTAGTCGAGCGTGACTTTGTTCGAAATGGGAAAGAATTATCTAGCGAAGGGATGTTTTGAGGACCGATGGCGTCTGCTTGTGAGCTATGTGGCAAGGATGTGCCTGAGACCAGGCCCACATGGATCGAGGGGACCCAGCTCAAGCTGTGCCGCGACTGCCAGAAGTTCGGTGACAAGGTCAAGCCTGGGGCCAAGGAATCGCCGACCAAGGTGGTCA
It contains:
- a CDS encoding proteasome-activating nucleotidase, which translates into the protein MKEPRVEDLTNEMREKIEVLERRNTELLEEIRRVEGEKRYVESELFRLQKELKRMRSEMERLKSPPLIIGSIKDVLADGRVVVKSSTGPDFIVSTSEYVPAEDLEVGARVALNKQTLAVMGVLPPSLDPIVIGAEILDKPNVSYKEIGGLDEQILEVREAVEDPLLRPELYKKVGIEPPRGVLLVGPPGTGKTLLAKAVAHQTSATFIRLVGSELVQKYIGEGARLVRELFELAREKAPSIVFIDELDSIGAKRLEVATSGDREVQRTLMQLLAELDGFNPIGDVKIIGATNRPDILDEALLRPGRFDRIIEIPIPNFEARTAIFRIHTMRMNVDQSVQPNELAAKTDTATGADIKAICMEAGMFAIRDNRDMVTTCDFERAIVKVLETEDSKCSEPGAMFA